Proteins co-encoded in one Gemmatimonadaceae bacterium genomic window:
- a CDS encoding serine/threonine-protein kinase translates to MPSSPPEFEAFARLLAGQYSLEREIGRGGMGIVYLGRDLRLDRPVAIKTLPPHLATDAKIRDRFLREARTAAALSHPNIVPIYRADEIDGQVFFVMGFVDGESVAERVRAQGRLDPRDVLRAMRDVASALGYAHAHGVVHRDVKAENILLDAATGQAMVTDFGIARLAEAAPLTATGQLLGTVYYMSPEQVSGDPLDGRSDLYSLGVVGFFALSGRFPFNAELASAVLVAHVTKAAPALLTVDPGAPRALAEIIDRCLAKDPEARFQTGAELADALRAAEGEVARDAARAPVVAGAPTVVSDEEAQAIWERAAALQAMTGVQARPVAIPRARNAAADANRTSGYQLAAVRNAAEEAGIPAQYVEHAMAEHGLVRTPDGAAAVAVRVNDVSPKRSLLAGSPTSIEYEAVVGAEMPERDFDLLVDVIRRRVGEAGALTSVGRSLTWNTMSRQRAVHVSVLSRGGKTTVRVVENLRQFAGGLFGGIMGGVGAGFFGVAMGFGMGKMHSPLLAFSIEAGAVVLTYLGARTAFVLASGKRRRTMRALTEELAEQARESIASSPAPLATVGASMLKPVPGPARSSSQP, encoded by the coding sequence ATGCCGTCTTCGCCCCCAGAGTTCGAAGCGTTCGCGCGCCTGCTCGCCGGGCAGTACTCCCTGGAGCGGGAGATCGGGCGCGGGGGGATGGGCATCGTGTACCTGGGCCGCGATCTCCGGCTCGACCGGCCCGTGGCCATCAAGACGCTGCCGCCCCACCTGGCGACCGACGCGAAGATCCGCGACCGATTCCTGCGCGAGGCGCGCACGGCGGCGGCGCTGTCGCACCCGAACATCGTGCCCATCTACCGCGCCGACGAGATCGACGGGCAGGTGTTCTTCGTGATGGGATTCGTGGACGGCGAGTCGGTGGCCGAGCGCGTGCGAGCCCAGGGGCGGCTGGACCCGCGCGACGTGTTGCGCGCGATGCGGGACGTGGCGTCGGCGCTCGGCTACGCCCACGCGCACGGCGTGGTGCACCGGGACGTGAAGGCGGAGAACATTCTTCTCGACGCCGCCACCGGCCAGGCGATGGTGACGGACTTCGGCATCGCGCGGCTGGCCGAAGCCGCGCCGCTCACCGCCACCGGCCAACTGCTGGGCACGGTGTATTACATGAGCCCCGAGCAGGTGAGCGGCGATCCGTTGGATGGGCGGAGCGACTTGTATTCACTGGGCGTGGTGGGGTTCTTCGCGCTCTCCGGGCGGTTTCCCTTCAACGCCGAGTTGGCCTCGGCCGTGCTCGTGGCGCACGTGACCAAGGCGGCGCCCGCCCTGCTGACGGTGGATCCCGGCGCGCCGCGCGCCCTGGCGGAGATCATCGATCGCTGCCTGGCCAAGGATCCCGAAGCGCGGTTCCAGACGGGCGCGGAGCTGGCGGATGCGCTGCGCGCCGCGGAAGGCGAAGTGGCGCGGGACGCAGCGCGTGCGCCGGTGGTTGCGGGCGCCCCGACGGTGGTGTCGGACGAGGAAGCACAGGCCATCTGGGAGCGAGCCGCGGCGCTGCAGGCGATGACGGGCGTGCAGGCGCGACCGGTGGCCATCCCCCGAGCGCGCAACGCGGCGGCCGATGCGAACCGCACGTCGGGCTACCAACTGGCGGCGGTACGCAACGCGGCGGAGGAGGCCGGCATTCCGGCGCAGTACGTGGAGCACGCGATGGCGGAGCATGGGCTGGTGCGCACGCCTGATGGCGCGGCGGCCGTCGCCGTGCGGGTGAATGACGTGAGTCCCAAGCGGTCGCTGTTGGCGGGTTCGCCCACGAGCATCGAGTACGAAGCGGTGGTCGGCGCCGAGATGCCGGAGCGCGACTTCGACCTGTTGGTGGACGTGATCCGGCGGCGGGTGGGTGAAGCGGGCGCCCTGACGTCGGTGGGCCGCTCGCTCACCTGGAACACGATGTCGCGGCAACGCGCAGTGCACGTCTCAGTGCTGTCGCGCGGCGGCAAGACCACGGTGCGCGTGGTGGAGAACCTGCGCCAGTTCGCGGGCGGACTGTTCGGCGGGATCATGGGCGGCGTGGGCGCCGGGTTCTTTGGCGTGGCGATGGGATTCGGCATGGGCAAGATGCACTCGCCGCTGCTGGCGTTCTCCATCGAGGCGGGCGCCGTGGTGCTGACCTACCTGGGAGCGCGCACTGCGTTCGTGCTGGCCAGCGGCAAGCGGCGGCGGACGATGCGCGCGCTGACCGAGGAGTTGGCCGAACAGGCGCGGGAGTCGATCGCGTCGAGCCCCGCACCGCTCGCGACGGTCGGGGCGTCGATGTTGAAACCGGTGCCGGGGCCGGCGCGTAGCTCCTCACAGCCATGA
- a CDS encoding serine/threonine-protein kinase, with amino-acid sequence MTSQSPEFEAFAQLLAGQYALEREVGRGGMGIVYLGRDLKLDRPVAIKTLPPHLATDAQIRERFLREARTAAALSHPNIVPIYRADEIGGQVFFAMGFVDGPSMADRVRDARSLDPREVLRELHDAALALAHAHAHGVVHRDVKAENILIDQRSGRAMVTDFGIARLVEAVPLTATGQLLGTVYYMSPEQVLGGALDGRSDLYSLGVVGFFALAGRFPFDAPLASAVLVAQVNTAPPPLLTMAPGVPRALAEIIDRCLAKDPETRYQTGTELADALRAAEAEVARDAARASAASAAPAVVSDDEAQAIWARAAALQAMTGVQPRPLPVPKPRDAAADASRTSGFALGAVREAALEAGIPAQYVEHAMAEHGLVRAAAAPASPLVTVTDVSPTPSRLLGAPMNIEFEAVVGGETAEADFDLLADIIRRRMEQAGAVSAVGRSLTWTSLARNRSVHVSVVSRHGKTTIRAAENLGALARQARVIGLVGGAYLTAGTIGISARMFALAGNLGIAGVVGFAGLTFGAVFAAARYSYGTSARKRKARLRRVVDELSEQVRESAEATAAALSAGGRPKLTP; translated from the coding sequence ATGACATCCCAGAGTCCGGAGTTCGAGGCCTTCGCGCAGCTGCTGGCGGGGCAGTATGCGCTGGAGCGCGAGGTGGGACGCGGGGGCATGGGCATCGTGTACCTGGGCCGCGACCTCAAGCTCGACCGCCCGGTGGCCATCAAGACGCTGCCGCCGCATCTGGCCACCGACGCGCAGATCCGCGAGCGCTTTCTCCGCGAGGCGCGCACGGCGGCGGCGCTGTCGCACCCCAACATCGTGCCCATCTACCGCGCCGACGAGATCGGCGGGCAGGTGTTCTTCGCCATGGGGTTCGTGGATGGCCCTTCGATGGCCGACCGCGTGCGGGACGCGCGCAGCCTCGACCCACGGGAAGTACTCCGCGAATTGCACGACGCCGCGCTCGCACTGGCGCACGCGCATGCGCACGGCGTGGTGCACCGCGACGTGAAGGCCGAGAACATCCTGATCGACCAGCGTTCGGGACGCGCGATGGTCACCGACTTCGGCATCGCGCGGCTGGTGGAAGCCGTCCCGCTCACCGCCACCGGGCAGCTGCTGGGCACGGTGTACTACATGAGCCCCGAGCAGGTGCTGGGCGGCGCGCTGGACGGCCGGAGCGATCTCTACTCGCTGGGCGTGGTGGGGTTCTTTGCACTCGCCGGACGATTCCCGTTCGACGCCCCGCTGGCCTCCGCGGTGCTGGTGGCGCAGGTGAACACGGCGCCGCCGCCGCTGCTCACCATGGCGCCCGGCGTGCCGCGCGCGCTGGCCGAGATCATCGATCGCTGCCTGGCCAAGGATCCGGAGACGCGGTACCAGACGGGCACCGAGTTGGCGGATGCGCTGCGCGCCGCGGAGGCGGAGGTGGCGCGCGACGCGGCGCGGGCGAGCGCGGCGTCGGCCGCTCCGGCGGTGGTGTCGGACGACGAGGCGCAGGCGATCTGGGCGCGCGCCGCGGCGCTGCAAGCGATGACCGGCGTGCAGCCGCGGCCGTTGCCCGTGCCCAAGCCACGCGATGCGGCGGCCGATGCCAGCCGCACGTCGGGGTTCGCGCTCGGGGCGGTGCGCGAGGCGGCGCTCGAAGCGGGGATCCCGGCGCAATACGTGGAGCATGCGATGGCCGAGCATGGGCTGGTGCGCGCGGCCGCCGCGCCGGCGTCACCGCTGGTGACGGTGACGGACGTGAGCCCGACGCCGTCGAGGCTGCTGGGCGCGCCGATGAACATCGAGTTCGAAGCCGTGGTGGGAGGAGAGACGGCGGAAGCGGACTTCGACCTGCTTGCCGACATCATTCGTCGCCGCATGGAGCAGGCGGGGGCAGTGTCTGCGGTGGGGCGCTCGCTCACCTGGACGTCGCTGGCGCGCAACCGGTCGGTGCACGTGTCCGTGGTGTCGCGCCATGGGAAGACCACGATCCGCGCGGCGGAGAATCTGGGAGCGCTGGCGCGTCAGGCACGGGTGATCGGGCTGGTCGGCGGCGCCTACCTGACGGCCGGCACGATCGGCATCTCGGCGCGCATGTTCGCGCTGGCCGGCAACTTGGGCATCGCGGGCGTGGTCGGATTCGCCGGCCTCACCTTTGGCGCCGTATTCGCGGCCGCGCGGTATTCGTACGGAACCAGCGCGCGCAAGCGCAAGGCCCGGCTGCGAAGGGTGGTCGACGAACTGTCCGAGCAGGTGCGCGAGTCGGCGGAAGCCACTGCCGCCGCGCTCAGCGCGGGCGGGCGGCCCAAGCTGACGCCCTAA
- a CDS encoding acetoacetate--CoA ligase — translation MPHPLWIPTPSAIARSNLTRFIAFVRDEGAPVHDYPSLYDWSVDRREDFWSAVWRFCGVIADDMPEQGHWYTVLVGRERVAPPTPELGPTWFLGAQLNFAENLLRFRDDRPALVGWVETGRRAALTYAQLHEAVARAAAALRADGVVAGDRVAAYMPNVPETVIMMLAAASIGALWSSCSPDFGVNGVLDRFGQIQPKVLVATCSYRYAGKRIQCLDRVREIAARLPGLERVVVVPYDGGAPDLGHLPRGAYWNDYVHADQPAPPLTFARLPFDHPLYIMYSSGTTGLPKCMVHGAGGTLLQHLKEHALHTDLGRDDTIFYFTTCGWMMWNWLVSALAIGATVVLYDGAAILKRGPVLWDMAEQERITVFGTSAKFLALTEKEGRRPRETHDLSALRCILSTGSPLASHSYDYVYEHVKPGVQLSSISGGTDIISCFALGNPILPVWRGELQCRGLGMAVDVFDEHGRQAPVGQAGELVCTAPFPSMPVKFWNDPDGRAYHDAYFDAFANVWRHGDWAERTAHDGLVIHGRSDATLNPQGVRIGTAEIYRQVEQLPEVVESIVIGQDVTTGFGSDVRVVLFVRLRDGLVLDDALRERIRSVIRDHASPHHVPRKIVQVADIPRTISGKISELAVRNVVHGRPVKNTDALANPKALDLYRDLPELND, via the coding sequence GTGCCGCACCCACTCTGGATCCCGACGCCGTCCGCGATCGCGCGCTCCAACCTCACCCGCTTCATCGCGTTCGTCCGTGATGAAGGCGCGCCGGTGCACGACTATCCGTCGTTGTACGACTGGTCGGTGGATCGCCGCGAGGATTTCTGGTCCGCCGTCTGGCGCTTCTGCGGCGTGATCGCCGACGACATGCCGGAGCAGGGCCACTGGTATACGGTGCTGGTGGGACGCGAGCGCGTGGCGCCGCCCACGCCCGAGCTCGGCCCCACCTGGTTTCTGGGCGCGCAGCTCAACTTCGCCGAGAATCTGCTGCGGTTCCGCGACGATCGTCCGGCGCTGGTCGGCTGGGTGGAGACCGGCCGTCGCGCGGCGCTCACCTACGCCCAGTTGCACGAGGCGGTGGCGCGGGCGGCCGCGGCGCTGCGCGCCGACGGCGTCGTGGCGGGCGACCGCGTGGCCGCCTACATGCCCAACGTCCCCGAGACGGTGATCATGATGCTCGCCGCGGCGAGCATCGGCGCCCTCTGGTCGTCCTGCTCGCCCGACTTCGGCGTCAACGGCGTGCTCGATCGGTTCGGGCAGATCCAACCCAAGGTGCTCGTGGCCACCTGCTCCTACCGCTACGCCGGCAAGCGCATCCAGTGCCTGGACCGCGTGCGCGAGATCGCGGCCCGGCTGCCCGGCCTGGAACGCGTGGTCGTCGTGCCCTACGACGGCGGGGCGCCCGATCTCGGCCACCTCCCCCGCGGCGCGTACTGGAACGACTACGTGCACGCCGATCAACCGGCGCCGCCGCTGACCTTCGCGCGGCTTCCGTTCGACCATCCGCTGTACATCATGTACTCGTCGGGCACCACGGGGCTGCCCAAGTGCATGGTGCACGGCGCCGGCGGAACGCTGCTGCAGCATCTCAAGGAGCACGCGCTCCACACCGACCTCGGCCGCGACGATACCATCTTCTATTTCACCACCTGCGGGTGGATGATGTGGAACTGGCTGGTGAGCGCGCTCGCCATCGGGGCCACCGTCGTGCTGTACGACGGCGCCGCCATTCTCAAGCGCGGTCCCGTGCTGTGGGACATGGCGGAGCAGGAGCGCATCACCGTGTTCGGCACGAGCGCCAAGTTCCTCGCGCTCACGGAAAAGGAGGGGCGCCGCCCCCGCGAGACGCACGACCTCTCGGCGCTGCGATGCATCCTGTCCACCGGCAGTCCGCTCGCCTCGCACAGCTACGATTACGTGTACGAGCACGTGAAGCCCGGTGTACAACTGTCCAGCATCAGCGGCGGCACCGACATCATCTCCTGCTTCGCGCTCGGCAATCCCATCCTCCCCGTGTGGCGCGGCGAGCTGCAATGCCGCGGACTCGGCATGGCGGTGGACGTGTTCGACGAACACGGACGCCAGGCTCCCGTGGGGCAGGCGGGTGAACTGGTGTGCACGGCGCCGTTTCCGAGCATGCCCGTGAAGTTCTGGAACGACCCCGACGGCCGTGCCTATCACGACGCCTACTTCGACGCCTTCGCCAACGTCTGGCGGCATGGCGACTGGGCCGAACGCACCGCGCACGATGGCCTCGTCATCCACGGCCGCAGCGACGCCACGCTCAATCCGCAGGGTGTGCGCATCGGCACCGCCGAGATCTACCGCCAGGTGGAACAGCTCCCCGAAGTCGTGGAGAGCATCGTGATCGGCCAGGACGTGACCACCGGGTTCGGATCCGACGTGCGCGTGGTGCTGTTCGTGCGGCTGCGTGACGGGCTCGTACTCGATGACGCGCTGCGCGAGCGCATCCGGAGCGTCATCCGCGATCATGCCAGTCCGCACCACGTGCCGCGCAAGATCGTCCAGGTGGCCGACATCCCGCGCACGATCAGTGGCAAGATCAGCGAACTGGCCGTGCGCAACGTGGTGCACGGCCGCCCGGTGAAGAACACCGACGCACTGGCCAATCCCAAGGCGCTCGACCTGTACCGCGATCTGCCCGAACTGAACGATTAG
- a CDS encoding M20/M25/M40 family metallo-hydrolase encodes MSRRWSTAAAALLILPALASAQRGGFGGGGATPENSAVFAPSAPTFPTNDPIIKRIWALGMDSSHTEQLGQVLFDSLGPRLMGGPELKHAQDWLVKTYRSWGIDAREERYGTWRGWVRGPSHIDLIAPRVRTLEGTMVGYSPGTGGKNAVYEPIILPHFADSAEFVKWLPHARGKLVLVNAPPATCRPTDDWAANAAPEVAAQMDTVRQELAREWGGRNVRGTGYSLALGGGELGVRLEKGGAGGIITSRPKNGWGTREIFETYNTRTPAISLSCEDYGLVFRLAEHNQHPKLRLNLDGKLLGEQPVFNVVAMVKGSEHPDEYVVLSSHFDSWDGSSGATDNGTGTLTMLEAMRILRQVLPHPKRTIIAGHWSGEEEGEVGSKAFTEDHPEVMKGLQALFNQDNGTGRIVRINAGGLPDAAEHLTRWMNTVPVEFKTQTGYDASPGRPAGGGSDDFSFSCAGAPIFGLGALGWDYGNYTWHTDRDTYDKVVFPDLHANATLTAMLVYLASEDSTQITRQRVDLVALARQDSITAAARGGGRGFGRGFGRGRGGPPAWPSCEKAPRSTNPRLK; translated from the coding sequence ATGTCCCGTCGATGGTCCACAGCAGCCGCGGCGCTGCTCATACTCCCGGCGCTCGCCTCCGCCCAACGCGGCGGCTTCGGCGGCGGCGGCGCGACGCCGGAGAATTCGGCGGTGTTCGCGCCCTCGGCGCCCACCTTTCCCACCAACGACCCGATCATCAAGCGCATCTGGGCGCTTGGCATGGATAGTTCGCACACCGAGCAGCTCGGGCAGGTGCTGTTCGATTCGCTCGGCCCGCGCCTGATGGGCGGTCCCGAGCTCAAGCACGCGCAGGACTGGCTGGTCAAGACGTACCGGTCGTGGGGCATCGATGCCCGCGAAGAGCGCTACGGCACCTGGCGCGGGTGGGTCCGCGGCCCCTCGCACATCGATCTCATCGCGCCGCGCGTGCGCACCCTCGAGGGCACGATGGTGGGCTACAGCCCCGGGACCGGCGGCAAGAACGCCGTGTACGAGCCGATCATCCTGCCGCACTTTGCCGATAGCGCCGAATTCGTGAAGTGGTTGCCCCACGCCAGGGGCAAGCTCGTGCTCGTGAACGCGCCGCCGGCCACGTGCCGCCCCACCGACGATTGGGCGGCCAACGCCGCGCCCGAGGTGGCCGCGCAGATGGACACCGTGCGCCAGGAGTTGGCGCGCGAGTGGGGCGGCCGCAACGTCCGCGGCACGGGGTACAGCCTCGCGCTCGGCGGCGGTGAGCTCGGCGTGCGTCTGGAAAAGGGCGGCGCCGGCGGGATCATCACCTCGCGTCCCAAGAATGGATGGGGCACCCGCGAGATCTTCGAGACGTACAACACCAGAACGCCGGCCATCTCGCTCTCCTGCGAGGACTACGGCCTCGTGTTCCGGCTCGCCGAGCACAATCAGCATCCCAAGCTGCGGCTCAACCTGGACGGCAAGCTGCTGGGCGAGCAGCCGGTGTTCAACGTCGTCGCCATGGTCAAGGGCAGCGAGCACCCCGACGAGTACGTGGTGCTCTCGTCGCACTTCGATTCGTGGGACGGCTCGTCGGGCGCCACCGACAACGGCACCGGCACGCTGACCATGCTCGAGGCCATGCGCATCCTGCGCCAGGTGCTCCCGCATCCCAAGCGCACGATCATCGCCGGTCATTGGAGCGGCGAGGAAGAGGGGGAAGTCGGCTCCAAGGCGTTCACCGAGGATCACCCCGAGGTGATGAAGGGCCTGCAGGCGCTGTTCAATCAGGACAACGGCACCGGCCGCATCGTGCGCATCAACGCCGGTGGGCTGCCCGACGCGGCGGAGCACCTCACGCGCTGGATGAACACCGTGCCGGTGGAGTTCAAGACGCAGACCGGCTACGACGCCAGTCCGGGCCGGCCCGCCGGCGGCGGCAGCGACGACTTCTCGTTCAGCTGCGCCGGCGCGCCGATCTTCGGCCTGGGCGCGCTGGGCTGGGACTACGGCAATTACACCTGGCACACGGATCGCGACACCTATGACAAGGTCGTCTTTCCCGATCTGCACGCCAATGCCACGCTCACGGCCATGCTGGTGTACTTGGCATCCGAGGATTCCACGCAGATCACGCGGCAACGCGTGGACCTCGTGGCGCTGGCTCGCCAGGACTCCATCACCGCCGCTGCGCGTGGCGGCGGGCGCGGCTTCGGACGCGGCTTCGGTCGCGGTCGCGGCGGTCCGCCCGCGTGGCCGTCGTGTGAGAAGGCGCCGAGATCCACGAACCCGCGACTGAAGTAG
- a CDS encoding FKBP-type peptidyl-prolyl cis-trans isomerase has protein sequence MRRSLLLFAALSLMSCTGEIAGLGPPSDPAKDTYAASLGVNLAAMTKTPDGLYYRDITIGTGTLLAKDTTVNVNYSGYLTDGTLFDSGQNTSLLTSTTVPGFREGLLGMRVGGRRQLVIPSALGYGSVGNPPLIPRQSTLVFTVDLVAIP, from the coding sequence ATGAGACGTTCCCTGTTGTTGTTTGCGGCGCTGTCCCTCATGTCGTGCACCGGCGAGATTGCCGGACTCGGACCGCCGAGCGATCCCGCCAAGGACACCTACGCGGCCTCCCTCGGCGTGAACCTCGCCGCGATGACCAAGACCCCCGACGGGCTGTACTATCGGGACATCACCATCGGCACCGGCACGCTGCTGGCCAAGGACACCACGGTCAACGTCAACTACTCCGGGTACCTGACCGACGGCACGCTGTTCGACTCGGGTCAGAACACGAGCCTTCTCACCTCCACCACCGTGCCCGGATTCCGCGAAGGCCTGCTGGGCATGCGGGTGGGCGGACGACGCCAGTTGGTCATCCCGTCGGCCCTCGGCTACGGGTCCGTGGGCAACCCGCCGCTGATTCCGCGGCAGTCCACGCTCGTGTTCACGGTGGACCTGGTGGCCATTCCATAG
- a CDS encoding Ig-like domain-containing protein, which translates to MRATSPARLGPLLAAVVLASCGGATSPDRAGPPTTLRVVSGDGQTATVATLLPSPLVVTVTDAQARPVPGAGVTWSVTSGNGVVTPASPTTDSTGTVRATFTVGTIAGANQVTASISGVTTTVTFTLTGTPGPLAQVLAVTHSLTLCQGATGTVSAIAADQFGNSVSAPVTWVSRNPAVVTVDAQTGLVKLITTASAYVVATAGTGATPDSVLISGALPLSMAAGDVVKSLPGSSFCVQSNQAGSEFALVAFYNSTAQGNTTSLNVLATGIDTIGATTNLAANRVAAPAMALPTLPLQPDVKFEYALRQREHEEMPKYVAGARAWYANMQRQRAAGAAAPAGVSRQQIPATAHVGDLVQLNTNSNDYCTNPIMATGRIAAISSSAIVVSDTSNPSGGFTDAEYMSFAVAMDTLVNPVDTTAFGAPSDIDHNGRTIIFFTKAVNQLTTNPANGVVLGFYYSRDLLPLVSPQGVACPGSNVAEMFYLMVPDTGGTINGGNSFSKSKANVANIVVSTVGHEYQHLINASRRMYIIHSPIVDEDTWLNEGLSHIAEELIFYRSAQLAPRQNIGLVTLSDPRVWSAFGQFMWGNQGRYQTFLPVTESHGPLGEFLGDDDLPTRGAIWSLLRYLADRTRTTDGNFWYQLVNSQTVGMANLQQVLGTDPTPYFRDWATAVFTDDFVDGVAPQYTQPSWNWREVYPLTHGSYVAPLNHSLVSGVAVPVTVSAMGVSYFRFHVANGREGVVSVSGAGGAPLPSAVQLTLVRTK; encoded by the coding sequence ATGCGTGCGACTTCCCCCGCGCGTCTCGGTCCGTTGCTCGCCGCCGTGGTGCTCGCCTCGTGCGGTGGCGCCACCAGCCCCGATCGTGCCGGGCCGCCGACCACGCTGCGCGTTGTGTCGGGTGACGGCCAGACGGCCACCGTGGCCACGCTGCTCCCCAGCCCGCTCGTCGTCACCGTCACCGACGCGCAGGCGCGCCCCGTGCCAGGGGCGGGCGTCACCTGGAGCGTGACCAGCGGCAACGGCGTGGTGACGCCCGCGTCGCCCACCACCGACTCCACCGGCACCGTCCGCGCCACCTTCACCGTGGGCACCATCGCCGGCGCCAATCAGGTCACGGCCTCGATATCGGGCGTCACCACCACGGTCACGTTCACGCTCACCGGCACTCCGGGGCCGCTGGCGCAGGTGCTGGCGGTCACGCATTCGCTCACGCTGTGCCAGGGAGCCACCGGCACGGTGAGCGCCATCGCCGCGGACCAGTTCGGCAATTCGGTTTCCGCCCCGGTGACCTGGGTGTCGCGCAATCCGGCGGTCGTCACCGTGGATGCGCAGACCGGTCTCGTGAAGCTCATTACCACCGCCAGCGCCTACGTGGTGGCCACGGCGGGCACGGGCGCCACGCCGGACAGCGTGCTCATCTCCGGCGCGTTGCCGCTCTCGATGGCGGCCGGCGACGTGGTGAAGAGTCTGCCGGGCAGTTCGTTCTGCGTGCAGTCCAATCAGGCGGGCTCGGAGTTCGCGCTCGTCGCCTTCTATAACAGCACGGCCCAGGGCAATACCACGTCGCTCAACGTGCTCGCCACCGGCATCGACACCATCGGGGCCACCACCAACCTCGCGGCCAACCGTGTGGCCGCGCCGGCGATGGCTCTCCCCACGCTGCCGCTGCAGCCGGACGTCAAGTTCGAATACGCGCTCCGCCAGCGCGAGCACGAGGAGATGCCCAAGTACGTGGCCGGCGCGCGCGCCTGGTACGCCAACATGCAGCGGCAGCGCGCCGCGGGCGCGGCGGCGCCCGCCGGCGTGAGCCGGCAGCAGATCCCCGCCACGGCCCACGTGGGCGACCTGGTCCAGCTCAACACCAACTCCAACGATTACTGCACCAATCCCATCATGGCCACGGGGCGCATCGCCGCCATCAGCAGCTCGGCCATCGTCGTGTCCGACACGTCCAATCCGTCGGGCGGGTTCACCGACGCGGAGTACATGTCGTTCGCCGTGGCCATGGACACGCTCGTCAATCCGGTGGACACCACCGCCTTCGGCGCGCCGTCGGACATCGACCACAACGGGCGCACGATCATCTTCTTCACCAAGGCCGTGAACCAGCTCACCACCAACCCCGCCAACGGGGTCGTGCTGGGCTTCTATTACTCGCGCGACCTCCTGCCCCTCGTTAGTCCGCAGGGCGTTGCCTGCCCCGGCAGCAACGTGGCCGAGATGTTCTATCTGATGGTGCCCGACACGGGCGGCACCATCAACGGCGGCAACTCGTTCTCCAAGAGCAAGGCCAACGTCGCCAACATCGTGGTCAGCACGGTGGGCCACGAGTACCAGCACCTGATCAACGCGTCGCGCCGCATGTACATCATCCATTCGCCGATCGTCGATGAGGACACCTGGCTCAACGAGGGCCTCAGCCACATCGCCGAGGAACTGATCTTCTATCGGTCGGCGCAACTGGCGCCGCGCCAGAACATCGGACTCGTCACGCTCTCCGACCCGCGGGTCTGGAGCGCGTTCGGCCAGTTCATGTGGGGCAATCAGGGACGCTACCAGACCTTCCTGCCGGTCACCGAATCGCACGGGCCGCTGGGCGAGTTCCTCGGCGACGATGACCTGCCCACCCGCGGCGCCATCTGGTCGCTGCTGCGCTACCTGGCCGACCGCACGCGCACCACCGACGGCAACTTCTGGTATCAGCTCGTGAACTCGCAGACCGTGGGCATGGCCAATCTCCAGCAGGTGCTGGGCACCGATCCCACCCCCTACTTCCGGGACTGGGCCACCGCGGTGTTCACCGACGATTTCGTGGACGGCGTCGCGCCGCAGTACACGCAGCCCAGCTGGAACTGGCGCGAGGTGTACCCCCTCACCCACGGGTCGTATGTGGCGCCGTTGAACCATTCGCTCGTAAGCGGCGTCGCGGTGCCGGTCACCGTCAGCGCCATGGGGGTGTCGTACTTCCGCTTCCATGTGGCCAACGGCCGCGAGGGCGTGGTCTCGGTGTCCGGAGCCGGCGGCGCGCCCCTCCCCAGCGCCGTCCAGCTCACGTTAGTGCGAACCAAGTAG